DNA sequence from the Treponema sp. OMZ 838 genome:
ATGCTCAAAGGCGGAGAAGGGGTTGCACACGAAATGAAAAAACTCGACGGGCTGACCAACACAATCGCTGCGAGTATGAAAGAAATGGCGGCTGCAGCAGTGCAAATCAATAATGCAATTCAAGGTGTAAAAGAAATCACCAATAAAAACAAACGAAGTATTGAAAATTTAGCACAGGAAGTGTCTAAGTTTAAAATATAGAAGAGAAACTTTAGAGCATTTGAAAAAACTCGGGTAGCTTTTAAAGATTCTATGCATATTTCCTCTTGAGTAATTATGCAGCATAATTACTCAAGAGATATTTTGCGTGCTCTATTTTCCAAGCCGCTTTTTTATTTCCGCAATTAAAGTATTCAGTTCAACGCCGGTGCGTTCACTCGCAATTTTAATCGTCGCCTTCGGCAGCATGATCCGTGCGAGCGGCGTTTTCAGCATTTTAAACTTGGGGCTGATTTCTTCCATTTGATCTTTTAACGCGGGATAATCTTCAAAGATATCTTTTAAAAGCGTATCGGCGGTAATACCCGCTGCGGAAAGTTTTTTATCCCGCTGCGGAGATTCGGAAGTCTGCGCATGTGGCGTACCGACTGTACTTTTCGCATCGACGGTATTGCCGTTATGAGATTCATTTGAGTTTTCTTGGATAACGGTTTGGCCATTTATTTCGCCGCCTTTTTTCCACGTCAGCAGCGTTTGCGAATCGGTTAGGCTGCGGATATGCGTGCAGTCCTGCATCATTTCGAGGATGCCGCGGAATTTACCGTGTTCGTCACGGACTGCCGTATACAGAATGTAGATAAAGATGCCGGGTTTATTGATCCAAAATTCTGCAGAGTCCTGTTCGCCCGAGCGGAACTTTTCGATAATCTCTTCGACAATATGCACACTTGCCCGCGGGTGACAGTTCTTAACATTCCGCCCGATGACGTTTTTGCTGCGCGGAAACACACGATGCTCCGTATCGGAATAAAAGCAAACGATTTCGTTTTCGTCTACATACGAAAGATCGACGGGTAGGTGCCGGTAAATCAAATTAATCTGTTCGAGTGTCAACTTACCGGTTGTTACATCAAAAACGGAACTGTTTCCGCCGCCGACATTTAAACCGTGCTTGCGTAATACTGCCGCTAAATCATCCGTTAAAGAAGAAACAGTGCCGGTAGCGCCCTGCGTTTGCGTATCGTGTGCCGTTTGTGCGGAATTGTTTTTAGCTGTTAAACTATGTGCTCCGCTGTCGTTTATCCACGCAAAGCCGATTTCTTTGTCTCCCGATTTCATCTCTTCAAATTCTTTTTCATTGATCATCGCAAGCGAAGTAGGATACAAAATTGCTTCTTCTTTTTGCAGTAAGTCGCGTACATCGGCAACAATCGAAGATTGCACCGCAATAAATTGATCGTCGGCATCGTCGTCAAGTAATTTTCGCGCATCCCGTATTTCATCACGGATAAAATTATCCAGCGTCCACATAGTTGTCGTAGGCCGGTCAAAGCCTTTTTTTTCCAAAATGGAATAGAGCTGATTTTGTTTGCGTGACAGGTGTATTCTGAACTGATCCAGCCGGTC
Encoded proteins:
- a CDS encoding PAS domain-containing protein, whose protein sequence is MEMKRHLDSVNDAKIKTVLQLKNDYNAGKISLADAKRILKEKVGSLKPYEIALAEQELKEFDENECQKEDIQKMLELFEDIMDTSRPDLPDDHPIMCYYRENDALKKILLEIEDLVQYPLIKNQWLGIYDRLDQFRIHLSRKQNQLYSILEKKGFDRPTTTMWTLDNFIRDEIRDARKLLDDDADDQFIAVQSSIVADVRDLLQKEEAILYPTSLAMINEKEFEEMKSGDKEIGFAWINDSGAHSLTAKNNSAQTAHDTQTQGATGTVSSLTDDLAAVLRKHGLNVGGGNSSVFDVTTGKLTLEQINLIYRHLPVDLSYVDENEIVCFYSDTEHRVFPRSKNVIGRNVKNCHPRASVHIVEEIIEKFRSGEQDSAEFWINKPGIFIYILYTAVRDEHGKFRGILEMMQDCTHIRSLTDSQTLLTWKKGGEINGQTVIQENSNESHNGNTVDAKSTVGTPHAQTSESPQRDKKLSAAGITADTLLKDIFEDYPALKDQMEEISPKFKMLKTPLARIMLPKATIKIASERTGVELNTLIAEIKKRLGK